One Candidatus Nitrososphaera evergladensis SR1 genomic window, TTTCTCTAATATATGCAGTTAATTAAGGTATAGCAATAATAGTAATTGCTCACTAATTTTGGCAATTTTATTCCGCTAGCTATTCAAAGAAAGCTCAATTACGGCTGCCCATTTAAGGCTAATTCTTGTTTTAAATATTCTTTTTATATTAAAAACTCATGCTACTATATTCTTTATTAGATCTAGTAAATATCCTCTATAAAAAGGCAAAAGTTTAGATAGCTAACGACAAATGTCACTATTTCTAATCCACTTTCACATACTTTTCTCAAAAAATATCAATCGAAGCTTTTATTTTTATCAATTTCCATTAAAGGGGATATAGTAATGCAGAAGGGAGTCGGTGAAGAGAGGCAACAGGGATTGAGCAGTAAAAAGCCCAGCCTAAAGCATTTGTCCCGAAAACAGAAAGTTGCAGATTCGGCACCTTCTGGGAAAAACTATCTTGATTTTTCACAAATCTCTGCCTTGGATATCAAGGCAAAGAAGCTATGCACATTACAAGGCAAGGATTTCATTGAAGGTCTTGATGAACTTTCAAGGTTTCTAGCTGCCGTAGACCCGGCTCAATCCGCATTATTTCAGGCCATTGATCAGAAAGGCCAAGATTTTGCTACATATTTCTTTGCGGCATATTCAGATACAAGAAATGTAAGAGTCTCTTTGAGAATCTATAATACAATAAAATCGCTCGTCCGTTACATCGTACTAATGGACAGGTACTACGAGATTGGAAACAGAAAATACAAACGAATGGCCGATGAATTGCTCAGATCAGTCAAAGCAGACAGTGAAGGTTATCTAAAATACGCCATACATTTTTCATTCGCGCAGTGCTGGCCTTTTTGGGATTCTGAAAAGATGATGAAAGAAAGGATGCTAAATGGCTTTAATTTTTCATATAAAGAGATTCGCTATCATAATATGTTTAAATCATCAGATGCTCCTACGATCTACGGCCGAGTTCTTGATAGCGAGCTTAAAAATTACAATCCTAATGTTTCGCTAGTACTACATTACAACCAGGCATTACAGGACATCCAAGACGATCTTGATGACCTAGAAGAAGACCTCTACGACAAGTTGCCCAATATCTTCATACTTGGAACAGTTGAATCAATCCCATTCTCGACCCTCGCCGCAAACCCGGATTCGATAAGAGAGGCAGTAGTGAAGAGCAAGAGCCTTGACAAGATCCTTGAACTTGCAAGAGAGTATGAGAGTTCGGTAGAAGGCATTTTACTTCCATCCCAATACAATTTCCTGAAGGACCTAGCTCACGGCTATGCGAAAAAGTTGTACGAGTCAATTCGCGTCTGCAAGGAAAAATATGGGATGCTCCAAGTTGCTGATACGACAGTACATTAGCTACCTGGCAGACAATGCCAGAAAATACAGGACATTCAACAAGCAGCTTGTTGTAGGCGAGCTGGCAGGCATTGCCGCAGGCCTTTTGGTGGCAGAGCTGGCAATAGCCATAGCGCTTGACGAGGCCGGCGTTTCAATAGCGTCGTCCGCCGCCGACTATCTCGCCGCGCTGGCAGGTTTTTTGGCCATATTCTATTTTGACAGCCGCAAGGAGTTTATGCAGTTTGGCAGGGGCAAGAGGGTGCAAAAGGTTTGCGTCATGGCCCTCCGGCTGTGGCCTTCAGTCGCTGCGGCAGACATTGTCTTTATCTTTGTAAGGCCCTACGTCCAGTACCTGCTCCTTGGCGCAAACATCGAGGCAGGCGTAACATCCGTCATCGCGCATTTCGTCGCTTTTGCCGCATTCAACCTGACTGCGATATTTTCAAGGAGCATTATGGACTTTTGGCAGTCGACAAAGAAGCAACGACAGCAGCAACCTAGTTAGCTAGCTAAAGTATTTCTCCACCAGCTTTTGCATCTTGTCCCTGTTCATCTGCTCGCCTTTTATGACCTCAGGATGCTTTTCGTGGAGGTGCCTTAATGCAAATCTCACCTCGTCGCCGCAGAGCTTGCATTTTGCCTTGCCAAACACTGCTAATGTTGACTATGTGATAGATAAAAAAGCTAGCTAGCTGAAATGGAGGTAGCCCCGGTTTTCAAGTGGCCGCTCCCCGGCAGTGACCTTGCCCGTGCCCTTTATCACGCAACCGATGACGTGCAGGTCGCAGCCTGCCTTTTTTGCAGCCGCCTTTGCCCGTGGCAGGAGGGACTTGGGCATCGTAGCGACTATCTCGTACTCTTCGCCTCCATGGAACACCAGCTCGTGCGCGTCAAGGTTGTTTGCGCCTGCAAATTCCTGTACGCCATCAGCCCTTGCCGCATCATAGTCGACTTTTATGTCGACTCCGCTCTGGATTGCGATTTCATAGAGAGAAGCTGCAAGGCCGTCGCTTGAGTCAATCGATGACGAGAAATACCGCGCAAGCGCGGTTCCAAACGCCTGCCTCGGCTTTGGCTCAAGTGCCGAGTCGACCGCCGCCGCCCTAAAGGCGCCCTGCGCCCTTGCTCCCCTTAGCAAAACAGCAAGCCCGGACGCAGGGTAGCCGAACTTGCCAGAAGCGACAACGGCATCGCCGGGTTTTGCGCCGCTCCTCTTTGGCATTTTGTCGTTGACTGTCATCGTCATCATGCCTATCATGCTGCAGTCAATGACAAGGTCTCTTGCGGCATTCGTGTCGCCTCCCACTATTTTCACGCCAAACTCCCTGGATGCGATCTGGAATCCCCTTGCCAGCTCCTCGACGTAGGTTCTGGTAATCCCTGCAGGAAGGCCAAGAGAAATCATTGCCGCCACCGGCCTTGCACCCTTGGCCGCAAGGTCGCTTGCGCACGATACTATGCTCTTTCTTGCCACCTGCCACGGCCTCATCTGCGGCGGCACGTCGGTGCTTGCAACAAGCATGTCGGCCTTGAAAACGAGGTTCCTGCTGCCGTCTATGGCCGCCACATCGTCAAGGTCGGCTATGCCTAGCGCCTGCGAGAATATGCTGATTATTTCCTTCTCATCTAGCTGCTTGGTCATGATAGATGCGCTGGACCTTTTCGCTCATCTTTTTGTACAGAGCCTGTGCCTTTTGGGCACGCGACTCGACAGACACCCGGATTGCGTGCTCGGTGTTTGACGAGCGCACCAGCACCCACGAGTCCTCGTCGATTATCCCCTTGACGCCGTCGCCGGTTATCAGCTGCGAACACTCTGCCTTTAGCGCATCGGGCAATTTCTCAATGACCCTTGCGTGAAGCGACGAATCAGCCGCTATCTTGGACCGCACCTGCACAAACTGCGACGCAAAAGACAGGCAGTCGTCCATAGCTTTTCTGTCAAGCGTGGCTATGGTTGCAGCAGCCAAAAGCCCGTCGCGGCACATGTTGAACTTGGGCATGATAAAGCCGGCGCTGCTCCCTTCTCCCCCGGCCTCGGCACCAGTTTCAAGCATCTTGTTCACCACGTTTGCCTCGCCCACCTTGGAATGCTCGACAGTCCCACCGCGCTCTCTGACGTACTTGGCGACGGCGACGCTCGTGTCGATGCTTGTCACGAATTTTTTTGCGCCCAGCTCTGCCGCGCGGGCAACGCACAGTAGAAGGGTTGCGTCAGGGTTGAGTTTTTCGCCCTTTTCGTTTACGACCACGAGCCTGTCGCCGTCAAGGTCAAGCGCAAAGCCGAGTGCCAGCTTGTTTGCAGTCACGAGCGCCCGCAGGTCGGCAAGATCGTCTGCAGTCGGGTCGGGACCCCGCGATGAAACGCCGGGGATGCTGTTTATGCTCTGGAACTTTATGCCAAGTCTTTTGAACAGTTTTTCAGAGTAGCCGCATGACGCCCCGCCGCCGGCGTCGATTCCAACAGCAACCTGCGCGCCGGTAGTGCCGGCATCATCAACGAGCGCGGCAACGTCGTCGACATAGCTTGCAGTTGCAGGGTACTCTCTGCCCGTGTTTTGGCTCACAGAGGGATTTGAAGCAAGCATCATTTGTTCCAGCTCTTTTTCAAACAGCCCGCGGCCTTCGATGATGAATTTCAGACCGTTCCATTCAAGCGGGTTGTGCGACGCCGTGATGATTATTCCGGCGCCGTATTTTCGGGCCTCCCGAAATGCAGCAGGCGTGGACGCAACTCCCAGGTTATACACGTCTATGCCGGCAGCCATCAGGCTTGCCGAGACTACTTGTGAAAGGATTGGGCCGGAGGGTCGGGTGTCCCTTGCCACTATGCATTTTCTTGATTTTACGAGGCTGGCAAAGCGCCCCGCAAACAGGGCGGCTTGCTGCAGCGTCAGGTCGTCACTACCATAGATTCCCCTTGCCCCGGAGATCGATACCTTCAATGCAACACAGGGATTCGCTCGCAGATATTTAAGCTGGCGCCAAGGATTAGGATGGCGAGCGCACATCTTGCTGCGAACGGGCGACACCAGCGAACTTGGCCGCTTCATTGTTTGGTATATAAATTGAAATTCTTTCTGAAGCCTTATCTGATCAAAGCCATCGGATTCTTCCATGAAAGAACTGGATATCATCATACCCCATGAGCAACTGAACGAAGTGAACAGCGTCCTGCACAAGCACAAAGTCGGAGGCATGTATTTTACCCAGATTACAGGGCGAGGCCGCGCCAAGAGAGAGGAAGTAGAGGTTCTGGTGGGGCCTGATCAATACAAGACGGGAAAGAGATATGTCCCAGAATTTGGCGGCAGGACGATGATTACGATAGTGGTGCCGGATCAGATGGAAAAACCAATCGTTGACGATATTATCTCCAAGATTAGTACTGGAGAGGCAAGCGATGGCAAGATTTTTGTAAAAAGCATCACGGAGGCCTATGATATAGGAACAAAGACAGCAGGAGAAAAAGCAGCTCTCTAGGTACGACAAGTTCTCTGCGATATTTGAAGCGAGAACATTTTGCTATTGAATAGTTTCGATTTTGCCGATGTCGACTAATATTATTATTTATTTATCATCATTCACCACCACCGTCTCTAGGCAAAACGCCACAAGAGTTGGTCAAGAGTTGAAAAATAACAGCGTGTGTACGCACAAAAACAAGAGATACTTGCGTATGTACGACCACGTTAAATTTTTCCCCGTTACAGGCACACACCAGGTGCAGGAGGAATGATTATAATAGCGATGCCAGAGTCAATGAGAACGAGCGCCCTAGTAGCTCAGCCTGGCAGAGCGAGGGTTTCGTAAACCCTAGGTCGTGGGTCCGAATCCCACCTAGGGCTTTGCTTCTTGTCTCGCCTCATAGTAAGGGTTATATCCAGAAATCGGCTGCGCTACTCACTCGGTGTTGACGTTCCACCCTGCTTTGGGCTGGCAGCCGCCACAATGTCATCAACATGCAGTATCATGCATGCTGCTTCAGTAGCGGCATTGATGACCTGTTCCTTCACCTTCAACGGTTCATAGATTCCTTTTGCCGCCATGTCTGCGACCTTTCCATTGATGACGTCTATTCCAAACCTCGGCTTTGCCGAACTCGCCTTTGCCCTGAGCTGGACTTGCGTATCCAGAGGGTCCATTCCAGCATTCTCTGCCAGGACCATAGCGACCCTTTCGACGCTGTCTGCAAATTTCTCGGCTGCCAGCTGCGGCCTGCCCGAAAGCGAACCAGACCACTCTCTAAGTCTTTGTGACACAACCCCTTCAGGCGCACCAGCTCCAACCAGAACATAGGGATACTCCAGGACGTCCTTTACCACCATTATTGCATCGTGTACCGACCTTTCAGCTTCGTCTATCACCCTTTGCGATCCTCCTCTTACCAGGATTGAGACAGCCTTGGGATTCTTGCAACCTTCGATGAAAACCCATTTGTCAGATTCTATCTTTCGCTCTTGTACCAGTTGTGCATGGCCCAGATCATCTGCGGCAAGGTCCTCGACGTTTGCCAGCACTTTCCCTCCTGTCGATTTTGCCAGATTGTTCATGTCGCTTTCTTTTGCCCTCCTGACTGCAAGTATCCCTGCTTTGGCCAAATAGTGCTGCGCCATGTCATCTATCCCCTTCTGGCATACCACGACATTTGCTCCTGCAGAAGAAATCTTGTCTACCATAGATTTCAGCACGCTGTTTTCTTCGTCGAGAAACTTTTGCATCTGCTCGGGTGATTCGATGCTTATTTTTGCATCAAATTCGGTCTTTTCTATCTCCAGAGGACAATTGAGCAGGGCTATGCGAGCATTTTCTATTCTCTTTGGCATTTCGCCGTGAACCACCTCTTTGTCCAGAATAATGCCTTTGACGAGTTTCGTGTCCCTTATTGAGCCTCCAGCCTTTTTCTCCACCTTGATACTGTCGATGTCAACCTTCAAATGATTATCACCACTGCTGCCATGGTTCCCGGCCTTTTCTGCCACAGCCAATACCGCATCTACCACCAACCTTGAAAGGTGCCCTTCATCGAACGAGACCAGCTTTGAAGCCATTGCAGTCTGGGCAATTTTGACCAGAGAATCCTTGTCTTCGATATTGACCTTGTCGGCCACCTCTCTAAGAATTGCGACTGCCCTTTCTGCAGCCCTGTCATAGCCTTCGATTATTACGGTTGGATGCACATCTTTAGCTATTAGCTCTTCTGCATTTTCTAGCAGCGCCCCCGCAAGAACCACTGTCGAGGTTGTTCCATCTCCGACCTCGCTATCAGTCGCCTTGCTGATCTCCACCATCATCTTTGCCGCCGGATGTTGAATGTCTATTTCCTTCAAAATAGTCGCACCGTCATTTGTTATCGTGACGTCGCCAAGCGTATCGACAAGCATCTTGTCCATGCCACGCGGGCCCAGGCTTGTGCGCACAATTTCAGCTATTGTCTTGGCTGCGGTGATGTTGTTTCGCTGTGCCTGATAACCCCTAGTTTCACTCGTTCCTTCCTTCAAAAGGACAACAGGTATCGTATTCTCCTGCACTGACATAGTTTATTTCACCTATGTTAGTATAATAGAATATTACATAGCCAATGATTTACGGCTTTTGGTATTTGTGTGTGGCAGCCTGTAATAATTATGAACATGATTTAATATTTGATACTCGTATATTGTAATAATGGAAGACGAGGTCTTCAAGTCAAGGGCAATTGAGAATGCGATAGGCATACTGCGGGAGAACAAAAAGAAACAGAATTCCAAAGAACTGGACTTTGTCATTGACATTCTGCGAGAAAGAAAACGGCAAGCAAAGTTAGAAAAAGAAGAAAAAATCGGCATGGCATGATATATGATACAAAGGAAGCCGCCAAGTATGAAACTTGGCTACGTCAATATAGGCTTCTGCCTGCTTGCGCCACGCCGTTCGCTAATCTTATCTTCTAGTTTGACGTATAGATAGACACACAAAATGAACAATTCCTCATGGGTACGCAAGTATGATTACCTCTGTGAAGAATGCGGAATGGCTTTTGCGTCCTTTCAAGAGTATCTTGAACATCACAAGCTTCACCATCCTAAGTCGATAGGCACGGCAATAACATGAAAGAGACGATGATAGGCTATACTGCTGCTGGAAACAAATTTCCGGTAGCTGCGTCTGACTGTCAATATTTTTTTGTTGATGCCACAGAAATAAGAAAATACTACATCCTTGCCTGATGTTACCCTTATCCTTAATAATTCAGATGACGTATAGTACTACCCTTGCCAACAGCATTTGATGATGATGGACTCGGCCTAATCTTGAAGGGTTACGATTTGGCCCCAAATGCTGCCCTAGAAACAATGATTGCGATCTATACGCTTGACGTAGCGCAAACGATTCTTGATGAGCACCCCGAAATTGTAGACAAATGGCTTGAAAAAATACACAATGAGCACCTGGAAAGAATAAGATCTTGCGAATTTGAGCAAGACCCAGTCGCTTGCTTTAATGTTTCGTCATACGATGAATTTGAAAGGCATTTCCAGAGCTGGCAAGACGGCGGGATGATAGCAATACACCTGCCAAAAAATAGGACGGTCTACCTGAGCAAGAAACCATTGTTTTCTGTCCAGGTAGCTGAAAAGCCGTCAATTGAGCGCCACGTGTGTGAAAAATGTCTGGCAGTCTTTGGAAGCATTGATGAACTTGAAAAGCACTATGAAAAAGAGCACGATGCCGCCACTCCATCCCCGACTGAAAGAGGCAAGGTATACACAATCAAAACCGAATCGGATGTCGATGAATACTATTCTCAGAACCCCATATGGTGGTAAAAAAGGGAGAGTTTTCTGAGATACATCGCGTGTATGTGCACATATACATATTTGCCACAGCTTCACATAATTAGTAGTAGTAGCGGCTATCAAGGTCCGTTTCGACTAGAAGAGGCCAGAATGAAACAGCTTCTAGCCTTTTTGTACATATCCTACGAATTTTCAGGATCTAATTATAGAACCCGGTTAGACCCCTGAAATACCTGTAGAGGTTATCATCCAAGACCGCTTGGAATAACAGCAATCATACCATTTTGGATATTTTATATCATCGGGGCATCGTCATGGTCATTTTGCAGGCACTGGGTCTTGTGGCCGCGTACGCTGTAAAGACACAGTCAAGATTGGTC contains:
- the thiL gene encoding thiamine-phosphate kinase, which encodes MTKQLDEKEIISIFSQALGIADLDDVAAIDGSRNLVFKADMLVASTDVPPQMRPWQVARKSIVSCASDLAAKGARPVAAMISLGLPAGITRTYVEELARGFQIASREFGVKIVGGDTNAARDLVIDCSMIGMMTMTVNDKMPKRSGAKPGDAVVASGKFGYPASGLAVLLRGARAQGAFRAAAVDSALEPKPRQAFGTALARYFSSSIDSSDGLAASLYEIAIQSGVDIKVDYDAARADGVQEFAGANNLDAHELVFHGGEEYEIVATMPKSLLPRAKAAAKKAGCDLHVIGCVIKGTGKVTAGERPLENRGYLHFS
- a CDS encoding phosphomannomutase, which gives rise to MKVSISGARGIYGSDDLTLQQAALFAGRFASLVKSRKCIVARDTRPSGPILSQVVSASLMAAGIDVYNLGVASTPAAFREARKYGAGIIITASHNPLEWNGLKFIIEGRGLFEKELEQMMLASNPSVSQNTGREYPATASYVDDVAALVDDAGTTGAQVAVGIDAGGGASCGYSEKLFKRLGIKFQSINSIPGVSSRGPDPTADDLADLRALVTANKLALGFALDLDGDRLVVVNEKGEKLNPDATLLLCVARAAELGAKKFVTSIDTSVAVAKYVRERGGTVEHSKVGEANVVNKMLETGAEAGGEGSSAGFIMPKFNMCRDGLLAAATIATLDRKAMDDCLSFASQFVQVRSKIAADSSLHARVIEKLPDALKAECSQLITGDGVKGIIDEDSWVLVRSSNTEHAIRVSVESRAQKAQALYKKMSEKVQRIYHDQAAR
- a CDS encoding P-II family nitrogen regulator, which gives rise to MKELDIIIPHEQLNEVNSVLHKHKVGGMYFTQITGRGRAKREEVEVLVGPDQYKTGKRYVPEFGGRTMITIVVPDQMEKPIVDDIISKISTGEASDGKIFVKSITEAYDIGTKTAGEKAAL
- the thsB gene encoding thermosome subunit beta, whose amino-acid sequence is MSVQENTIPVVLLKEGTSETRGYQAQRNNITAAKTIAEIVRTSLGPRGMDKMLVDTLGDVTITNDGATILKEIDIQHPAAKMMVEISKATDSEVGDGTTSTVVLAGALLENAEELIAKDVHPTVIIEGYDRAAERAVAILREVADKVNIEDKDSLVKIAQTAMASKLVSFDEGHLSRLVVDAVLAVAEKAGNHGSSGDNHLKVDIDSIKVEKKAGGSIRDTKLVKGIILDKEVVHGEMPKRIENARIALLNCPLEIEKTEFDAKISIESPEQMQKFLDEENSVLKSMVDKISSAGANVVVCQKGIDDMAQHYLAKAGILAVRRAKESDMNNLAKSTGGKVLANVEDLAADDLGHAQLVQERKIESDKWVFIEGCKNPKAVSILVRGGSQRVIDEAERSVHDAIMVVKDVLEYPYVLVGAGAPEGVVSQRLREWSGSLSGRPQLAAEKFADSVERVAMVLAENAGMDPLDTQVQLRAKASSAKPRFGIDVINGKVADMAAKGIYEPLKVKEQVINAATEAACMILHVDDIVAAASPKQGGTSTPSE